Proteins encoded in a region of the Anopheles ziemanni chromosome 2, idAnoZiCoDA_A2_x.2, whole genome shotgun sequence genome:
- the LOC131282678 gene encoding PDZ and LIM domain protein Zasp-like, producing MANLTTVRLQRGDGQAWGFRLQGGKDFSAPLVLQRVNGGSVADQAGLMAGDALIKVNGTEVFNMRHKDAQDVIVAAGNSFELTVSRGGSTWRPSVTPTGSLPSPTPSLAGNITPVTRTSLAATPQEVKPIGSGHNNAAKPFAAVNGNDGQIKSIVNNQYNTPVGMYSDETIAETLSSQAEVLAGGVLGVNFKKNERVYSPANSEVYKLLHEQGDDPEPDSVYSNNYHYSVNKLESASSHFYATQSHAIGGYATAGRLPVGSLTGAPHPRGPSPVPPRMQAQVPRPPMPKPPMMQPQPAPAKPTPPPPAFQQQPPQQQASQQQQQAPQQQQQPPQQQQQGPAPYTPAPLPTTAFRPAPNTAPRAGIPPKVHNEGQKTGVQAISAALNAHANLNGRSQSPYGNNGSLGASQSPSHSRSSSTTSSTSGYCNSSSLSPVQSNKVSPLHSRTSSENELIDPRTHGSPGAHHHHHYHHQQQQQQQQPHSSGSPFEQFSSSFPLPPSSPPPPPPPPPLHPSHSMEENATGVPTGANPTDVQDTSLVFGANGLATVAPEASGDGEPSGTVTQNDYGFYYQTMGGRVIRSVFPPGKSSNYQVNQNNITPKPFGAPLPVSPLAQVQAPASFPPVAGSVPTPFSAALVGQAPAPAPAPAPAPVQAPAPAPVKAPTSFAAPAPTAAPLATASVPAPQDGTDAEETGEQEEPEEGEDADKEKDGEESPVPVFAWPPKPAVADTIPTATPIYIPPPETQRVVIKPVTVVPPMKVKEKSETPPDEPSTAQSKSAPELSRTEERQQVQEEDGEDLSDSFGMTATTTTANSASSEEYRMYQTQTSQPIVTYYDTPQYELERPFSSGQRSSAQASTGAMSDASYTHFVFRDPPPEEDDEVDGREVGQEDDAEPLQATEGSAPPATKRVEFVEYGRELERYLRAEQEAREAEERRVQEERERERKAQEPRPPHYELPAIPPTEPPQLPRSNIPNPTPKQWQSALVQALCVAPTDPIHLPTTAEQIEQANFMRSRNEAYRREQEETKMRQLEALRRQVDALERRLGKQPEPEPAPPVGPPLDVPRRGAVMARVLSSTASSQRFPPHYVPPVPLPAETPPYFPPPHTMEPIRAEKIASGHAESPFVEALKTAPYTPFQTFGREIPSQLEELPIPSGRVSMTDALATASERPYTPFAEVRFDAGSEVYQEMIREQPSIPLDPDRQCSAFANVGGNRTPKPFMPIVPEIREVPPETASRRSSTMQESRRGSAVQDSRRESAVQEARRESTVQENRRESMAQQTRRESMMQESRRESTAQEIRRESAAQEIRRESVAQDTRRESAAQQDIKPAKESLAPYPRKDSHPPEHYSLAPRRETKSPLNHPAEIPPYQRKWFNLPTQNPPRTPEPEELRTNVPLAFVNTHSNAANLSKPIAKPPAPVNKPPTPSGGRTPIGNQPFTTIQNRAIPVVQPPELDAELAQYHSAHARLQHKGVIDRGQSFTPSLILTKHATTIPYYQHQLGFEEYFAEVKEFDGHTTPQPSRTKSPAFGPPPNPLKPHVPPSREGIPVESGLYLSMGKLHGVPWYANKDHVPADIQQKMQHQLHLEATQLFSERRMQQQQQQHHEVSQKQVTTQQQQQQQQQQQQQQQQQQQRRLSREQASAERAIQSAQQVGNALIQKRTRFVEEHESSSRSQSDARSNTESSRYSSKIKEDEAPQKGFVAQQTRRFSGQDEALNIPPQTEQEQQQQQQQEKEQEQLILLQQEEERQQAAEPAPKPAPKAPIRHVAPPTPKPAPPPTHFPEINPFPEEFVDHFPTMSARKVSVLLPQKPLSRPECASPSSFKAQFNEFMVGAAPLPPMPPVREEDDGKPEDVRSDTQKLIQSWPPQLPAAAAKPATVVPAAANGSAAPPAAGSKPSSRSNSTAFLDFLNRPTFNPNTDRSADRPGAGANAYNKGRAACSTSAPNRGRGVMNKAVGPGGRVPLCGCCNQQIRGPFITALGRIWCPDHFICHNANCKRPLADIGFVEEKGDLYCEYCFEEFLAPPCSKCNGRVKGDCLNAIGKQFHPECFKCTYCGKQFGNSPFFLEEGDPYCEKDWNDLFTTKCFACGFPVEAGDKWVEALNNNYHSQCFNCTSCKKNLEGQSFFAKGGRPFCKNHAR from the exons GTTAACGGTGGCAGCGTGGCCGACCAGGCCGGTCTGATGGCCGGCGATGCGCTGATCAAGGTCAACGGAACGGAAGTCTTCAACATGCGCCACAAGGACGCCCAGGACGTGATCGTGGCCGCTGGAAACTCGTTCGAGCTGACGGTGTCGAG AGGAGGATCCACCTGGAGACCGTCCGTGACGCCAACCGGTTCGCTGCCATCGCCGACGCCCTCGCTGGCGGGTAACATCACACCGGTCACCAGAACTTCGCTCGCCGCGACGCCCCAGGAGGTGAAGCCCATCGGCAGCGGCCACAACAACGCCGCCAAGCCGTTCGCTGCG GTGAACGGAAACGATGGACAGATCAAGAGCATCGTCAACAACCAGTACAACACCCCGGTGGGCATGTACAGCGACGAGACCATCGCCGAAACCCTCTCCTCCCAGGCCGAAGTCCTCGCCGGAGGTGTCCTCGG TGTGAACTTTAAGAAGAACGAGCGCGTGTACTCGCCGGCCAACTCCGAGGTGTACAAGCTGCTGCACGAGCAGGGTGACGATCCGGAACCAG ATAGTGTTTACTCAAACAATTACCATTACTCGGTGAACAAACTCGAATCAGCCTCGTCGCATTTCTACGCCACGCAAAGTCACGCCATCGGTGGCTACGCGACGGCCGGCCGACTTCCGGTCGGTTCTCTGACGGGTGCCCCGCATCCCCGCGGCCCATCCCCGGTGCCCCCGCGGATGCAGGCACAGGTCCCCCGTCCGCCCATGCCGAAGCCACCGATGATGCAGCCGCAGCCCGCGCCGGCCAAACCAACTCCACCGCCGCCGGCCTTCCAGCAACAGCCACCTCAGCAGCAGGCttctcagcagcagcagcaagctcctcagcagcagcagcagccaccccagcagcagcagcagggacCCGCCCCCTACACTCCGGCCCCACTGCCAACGACCGCCTTCCGTCCCGCACCGAACACCGCCCCGAGGGCCGGCATTCCACCGAAGGTTCACAACGA GGGTCAAAAAACTGGCGTCCAGGCCATCTCTGCCGCCCTCAACGCTCACGCCAATCTGAACGGCCGCTCGCAGTCTCCGTACGGTAACAAT GGCTCGCTCGGTGCCAGCCAATCGCCGTCACACTCGCGATCTAGCAGCACCACGTCGTCCACGAGCGGCTACTGCAACTCGAGCTCCCTGTCGCCGGTGCAGTCGAACAAGGTGTCCCCGTTGCATTCGCGCACCAGCAGCGAAAACGAGCTGATCGATCCACGCACCCACGGCAGTCCCGGTgcccaccatcatcatcactatcatcaccagcaacagcaacagcagcagcagcctcaCAGCAGCGGCTCCCCGTTCGAGCAGTTTTCGAGCAGTTTTCCCTTGCCACCGTCttcgccaccgccaccgccgccaccgccaccgctcCATCCGTCGCACAGCATGGAGGAAAACGCAACGGGAGTGCCAACCGGGGCCAACCCGACCGACGTCCAGGACACGTCCCTCGTGTTCGGTGCCAACGGGTTGGCCACGGTTGCGCCGGAAGCGAGCGGCGACGGTGAGCCCAGCGGTACGGTTACGCAAAACGATTACGGGTTCTACTACCAGACGATGGGTGGCCGCGTGATCCGGAGCGTTTTTCCCCCGGGCAAGAGCTCCAACTACCAG GTTAACCAGAACAACATAACGCCGAAGCCGTTCGGTGCTCCGCTTCCGGTGAGCCCGCTGGCGCAGGTTCAGGCACCGGCATCCTTCCCGCCGGTGGCCGGCAGCGTCCCGACCCCATTCTCGGCCGCCCTTGTCGGCCAGGCTCCGGCCCCCGCTCCGGCACCGGCTCCGGCTCCAGTGCAGGCTCCGGCTCCGGCTCCGGTGAAGGCGCCGACTTCGTTCGCCGCACCGGCCCCAACTGCGGCGCCCCTCGCTACGGCTTCCGTGCCAGCTCCACAAG ATGGTACCGATGCAGAGGAAACGGGCGAACAAGAAGAGCCCGAAGAAGGGGAAGACGCGGACAAGGAAAAGGATGGAGAAGAGTCGCCGGTGCCGGTGTTTGCCTGGCCACCGAAACCAGCCGTCGCCGATACGATACCGACGGCGACGCCGATCTACATCCCTCCGCCGGAAACGCAACGGGTCGTCATCAAGCCCGTCACCGTCGTTCCGCCGATGAAGGTGAAGGAAAAGTCTGAAACGCCGCCGGACGAACCGAGCACGGCGCAGAGCAAGTCCGCACCGGAGCTGAGCCGCACCGAGGAGCGGCAGCAGGTGCAGGAAGAGGACGGGGAGGATCTGTCCGACTCGTTCGGTATGAcggcgacaacgacgacggcgaaCTCCGCCTCGTCCGAGGAGTACCGGATGTACCAGACGCAGACCTCGCAACCGATCGTGACGTACTACGATACGCCGCAGTACGAGCTGGAGCGGCCATTCTCGTCCGGTCAGCGTAGCAGCGCACAGGCAAGTACGGGCGCCATGTCCGACGCGTCTTACACGCACTTTGTCTTCCGCGATCCTCCACCTGAGGAGGACGACGAGGTGGATGGGCGGGAGGTGGGGCAGGAGGATGACGCGGAGCCACTCCAGGCGACGGAGGGCAGTGCGCCCCCGGCGACGAAGCGCGTCGAGTTCGTCGAGTATGGACGCGAGCTGGAGCGATACCTGCGGGCGGAGCAGGAGGCTCGCGAGGCCGAGGAGCGTCGGGTGCAGGAGGAGCGAGAGCGGGAGCGGAAGGCCCAGGAGCCCCGCCCACCGCACTACGAGCTCCCGGCGATCCCGCCGACCGAGCCACCCCAGCTGCCCCGTTCGAACATTCCCAACCCGACACCGAAGCAGTGGCAGTCCGCGCTGGTGCAGGCGCTCTGCGTAGCTCCGACGGATCCGATCCACCTGCCGACGACGGCCGAGCAGATCGAACAGGCCAACTTCATGCGCTCGCGCAACGAAGCGTACCGGCGCGAGCAGGAGGAAACCAAGATGCGTCAGCTCGAGGCGCTCCGGCGGCAGGTGGACGCGCTCGAGCGGCGACTCGGCAAGCAGCCGGAACCGGAACCAGCTCCACCTGTCGGGCCACCGCTCGACGTACCGCGCAGGGGAGCGGTGATGGCGCGCGTCCTTTCCTCCACCGCCAGCTCGCAGCGCTTCCCGCCACACTACGTCCCGCCGGTGCCGCTGCCGGCCGAAACGCCGCCCTACTTCCCGCCGCCCCACACCATGGAGCCGATCCGCGCGGAGAAGATCGCCTCCGGGCACGCCGAGTCACCGTTTGTCGAAGCGCTCAAGACCGCTCCCTACACTCCGTTTCAGACATTTGGCCGTGAGATCCCGTCGCAGCTGGAGGAGCTACCCATTCCGAGTGGACGGGTCTCGATGACTGACGCCCTAGCGACGGCTTCCGAGCGTCCCTACACTCCGTTCGCTGAGGTGCGCTTCGACGCCGGCTCCGAGGTGTACCAGGAGATGATCCGTGAGCAACCATCGATTCCGCTCGATCCGGATCGCCAGTGTTCGGCGTTTGCGAACGTCGGTGGAAACCGTACGCCGAAGCCGTTCATGCCGATAGTGCCCGAGATCCGTGAGGTACCTCCGGAGACGGCCTCCCGACGCAGCTCGACCATGCAGGAAAGTCGTCGCGGATCGGCCGTCCAAGACAGCCGCCGTGAGTCGGCTGTTCAGGAAGCTCGACGTGAATCGACTGTCCAGGAGAATCGTCGGGAGTCTATGGCACAGCAGACTCGTCGTGAGTCTATGATGCAAGAAAGCCGTCGTGAATCCACAGCTCAAGAGATCCGTCGGGAATCGGCAGCTCAAGAGATTCGTCGTGAATCGGTAGCTCAAGATACTCGTCGTGAGTCTGCAGCTCAACAAGATATCAAACCAGCGAAGGAGTCGCTCGCTCCCTACCCGCGCAAGGACAGCCATCCACCGGAGCACTACTCGCTCGCTCCACGCCGTGAAACCAAGTCCCCCCTGAACCATCCGGCCGAAATTCCACCCTATCAGCGCAAGTGGTTCAACCTGCCGACACAGAACCCACCGCGCACTCCCGAACCGGAGGAGCTGCGCACCAACGTCCCACTGGCCTTTGTAAATACGCACTCTAACGCCGCTAACCTCTCGAAGCCGATCGCGAAACCACCGGCGCCTGTAAATAAGCCGCCGACGCCGTCGGGAGGCCGTACGCCGATCGGCAATCAGCCGTTCACGACCATCCAGAACCGCGCCATCCCGGTCGTGCAGCCGCCGGAGCTGGACGCCGAGCTGGCGCAGTACCATAGTGCTCATGCGCGTCTCCAACACAAAGGTGTCATCGACCGCGGTCAGTCGTTCACGCCGTCGCTCATCCTGACGAAGCATGCGACTACCATCCCGTACTATCAGCATCAGCTCGGCTTCGAGGAGTACTTTGCCGAGGTGAAGGAGTTCGATGGTCATACCACGCCCCAGCCGAGTCGCACCAAGTCGCCGGCGTTCGGTCCACCGCCGAATCCACTGAAGCCGCACGTGCCGCCATCGCGCGAAGGTATTCCGGTTGAGTCTGGGCTCTATCTGTCGATGGGCAAGCTGCACGGTGTCCCCTGGTACGCCAACAAGGACCACGTGCCGGCTGACATTCAGCAGAAGATGCAGCACCAGCTCCATCTCGAGGCGACGCAACTGTTTAGCGAACGTAGgatgcaacaacaacaacaacaacatcacgAAGTCTCACAAAAACAGGTAACGACACAG caacagcaacagcaacagcaacagcaacagcaacagcaacagcagcagcaacagcggcgGCTGTCGAGAGAACAGGCGTCGGCTGAACGGGCCATTCAAAGTGCCCAACAGGTAGGCAATGCGTTGATTCAAAAGCGCACACGCTTCGTAGAGGAGCATGAATCTAGTAGCCGTAGCCAGTCGGACGCTCGGAGCAACACCGAAAGTTCAAGGTATTCTTCGAAAATTAAGGAAGACGAAGCGCCGCAGAAGGGATTCGTCGCGCAGCAGACGCGCCGCTTCTCCGGCCAGGATGAGGCCCTCAACATCCCTCCGCAAACCGAGCaggaacagcagcaacagcagcagcaagagaAGGAGCAGGAGCAGTTGATCTTGTTGCAGCAAGAGGAAGAACGTCAGCAGGCTGCTGAACCGGCACCGAAACCGGCTCCCAAGGCACCGATCCGACATGTGGCGCCACCGACACCGAAACCAGCTCCACCACCGACGCACTTCCCGGAGATCAATCCCTTTCCGGAGGAGTTCGTCGACCACTTCCCAACCATGAGCGCTCGCAAGGTGAGCGTGCTGTTGCCCCAGAAGCCTCTGTCGCGCCCGGAATGTGCCAGCCCGTCCTCGTTCAAGGCCCAGTTCAACGAGTTCATGGTTGGAGCCGCCCCGCTTCCCCCGATGCCGCCGGTGCGCGAGGAAGACGACGGCAAGCCGGAGGATGTGCGCAGCGACACGCAGAAACTAATCCAATCCTGGCCACCGCAGCTACCAGCCGCGGCAGCGAAACCGGCCACCGTTGTCCCGGCGGCCGCCAATGGTTCGGCAGCGCCGCCGGCGGCAGGCAGCAAGCCGTCGAGCCGCAGTAACAGCACGGCCTTTCTCGATTTCTTGAACCGACCCACTTTCAATCCGAATACTGACCGTTCCGCTGATCGTCCAGGTGCAGGTGCGAACGCGTACAACAAGGGCCGGGCGGCCTGCTCTACCTCTGCCCCGAACCGTGGACGTGGTGTGATGAACAAGGCGGTCGGACCCGGTGGCCGTGTGCCACTCTGCGGATGCTGCAACCAGCAGATCAG AGGTCCATTCATCACCGCGCTCGGACGCATCTGGTGTCCGGATCACTTCATCTGCCACAACGCTAACTGCAAGCGTCCGCTGGCCGACATTGGTTTCGTCGAGGAAAAGGGAGACCTGTACTGCGAGTACTGCTTTGAGGAATTCTTGGCACCACCGTGCTCGAAGTGCAATGGCAGAGTTAAG GGCGATTGCCTGAATGCCATCGGCAAGCAGTTCCATCCGGAGTGCTTCAAGTGCACGTACTGTGGCAAGCAGTTCGGCAACAGCCCGTTCTTCCTGGAGGAGGGCGATCCCTACTGCGAGAAGGACTGGAATGATCTGTTCACCACCAAGTGCTTCGCCTGCGGATTCCCCGTCGAAGCCGGTGACAAGTGGGTGGAGGCCCTGAACAACAACTACCACAGCCAGTGCTTCAACTGCACC AGCTGCAAAAAGAACCTCGAAGGACAGAGCTTCTTCGCCAAGGGTGGCCGTCCGTTCTGCAAAAACCACGCTCGCTAA